From the Coffea eugenioides isolate CCC68of chromosome 1, Ceug_1.0, whole genome shotgun sequence genome, the window CTAACTTTCTTTGGTTAAATCCTGTATATTTTAATTTGAAATACTTAGTGATGTCTTAACCTTATCATGTATGTAATATTTCATTTGATTTGAACTTGATAAGAACTTTATTTAAACAAGAAACCGTGGCCCTTTTGGTCTTCTAATATTAGGGTTAAGCCTGTAGTTTCTGTGGTTGCTAAGTGAAGCTTCGAATGTCATATTTTCTCATCATCTTGGCTTTAAGTGGCTAGACTCTTGATGGATTTCACGATTACCAGACTTGAGAATGTTCGAGAGGAAGAACTAGGGTGACCAATTGGTGAATTAAGTGTGAGTACTCCTTGCATGTTTGTGCAATAAGTGATAAGTTGAAATATTTGTGAATGAGTATTGAGTGTTAAattgctttccaatgattgttaaatAGATTTTCAATgggcgagtgtatactttatcgtactcgacctaagtaaatgtgaattttcaatgatcaaatgattgaatgttacttgtgctTGAATATAAGCCATGTGTAACTTTATCGCATTGGTTGAATTGGGCCATTGCCCTTCGTTGCTAACCTATTTGAGCCAGAAGCGAACTTGGTTGGGTATGTTGGTGACCCTGGACCactgttttggtatactcgagtatgaccacgaaatcAGGTGGAGTACTGGccagtgaatgaaatgcaatgaatgaaatgattgactgaatgaaatgatcactgttggagtttttgttttctaatgTTTTCAAATGCTGGAGGTATAAGAAAGAAATGGAAGGAGACTGAATggctgaatgaatgaatggatcCAAGTGAGCATGAATCCTTTTACTAAATGTGCTATGTACTGAATacttccaaatcttttcttgattGGTTGTTGTTAAATGTAAATATCCGTGATTACGTTGAAGCTTGTTTGAGAATTTCATTGGGTTTTAGCTCATTATTTagttattttccttacaggagtggagTCCGAGCAAATAAGCATGGGTTGAACTAGTGTGTATTAACCCTCTTGTACTGTACTTGTAAGATTAGAATGTATTTGGATATTTGAAATATTGTATCTTACATTTCACTTTTAGTTTGGAATTAAGTTGAATTATTAGTTGAATGTAGAAAATCCAGAAGCTCAGATAAGGTTTAAACGATTATTTTGAGAATTGATTGTAGCGAATGTTAGtaagttctggcgagagttgggcaggcagtctgtTCCAAACCCCTTGGGTACAACCCTAAGGGGAGGTGGGTTCATCACAGATGTATCAGAAGCCGCCTTGCGTGGACTCTACGAACAGAGGAGGTCAAGGCGAATGTAGGTCCTAACGAATCTAATCTTCAGTTGAGAAGGACCAACCTGCTCTTTGAGGAGAAGAAGAATCAAGCTAGTTGATAATGAACAAGTTAGAGACTTGAGGGTGTAGGACATGAGATTAGGTAGTGGATAGACAcgtcattttctttttttaccacTATGAATTTTTCTAGTGACGTTTCACTACTAATGTGTATTAGTATTACTTTTTTGGTTATGTACTGGTTTTGATCATGTTGATTGCTATAGCATCTTTGTGACTTGATGTATGAAAACTTGGTGTGCTAATAAAATATACTAAGTGTGTTTCCTTGCTTTATGGCTCGGATTCCATATGCTACCATATAAGAttaatgtttttctttttgaaatttctttttaCCTTCAAACATTTGAAGAAAATCATTTACTatgtctttaaaaaaaaatactactaAAACATTGGTTGACCAGAGCAATGCAATGGATCAGAACAGTGAATCCTGAAAAGTACAGGTTCCATTGCCTACCTTACCTGTTCATACCTCTACCCACCTTCTTGGAACCATTTTTTGAGCCTTAATTGAAATGGAGCTCAAAagacccaaaaaagaaaaaaattttcaacgGAATATTctacaaaaattttcaaaaaaaaaaaaagaagctcaCAATCCAAACTCTTAGACTCTTCAacgtttttttcctttttccttttttggtttGGGGGGGGGGTCTAATCTTTCCTATTCATAAAGCATGAGAAGGAAATTCaacattaaaattaaaattttatgtCATCTTTTAGTTTTTCCAATTTTATCCtcacaaaaggaaaaatttacaaaattttttttgtaatcttttgatttttttcaattttattgtcGTAAGAGTAAAATTTTACTACAGATAACTACTTAAATTTAGTAACTTCTAATAACTTctattttatatttttgtttgtttgccaaaaaaaaaaaacttcatacgatttaaataaaaacaacttaattttttcttaatttgcaCCCTCATATATAGGATGTGCTTTTCTCACTAATGTAATACTTTAAAGTCGAAGGTATTGACTGCGACATCTAACAACCTAAGAGAGTAGTATAATAGTAAGGTTTTAGAAAGGATTGTTTGTGGTGTGCAATTTCCTAACCAAcactcttttgtttcttttgtagcaGTGACAAAAGAGTCAAGTATTCAACTCTAAATTCACCCCCTAAATCCTTGGAGAAACAACCAAGACGGAAATAGACAGCTCCAGCCTCACCTCAGGAGCAAatcaagtcaaaaaaaaaaaaaagaagagagagagagataaaaaAAACAGTAAAGTTGGTTTTGGTTGTGTACCTGTATAAGCAGTAAAGGACAGTGAAGGACTCCTGCAGAGTCAGGAACATCATAGAGGAGCTCCTCCAGGCAGGGGAATGGAGGCTGAAGTTCTTCCCCAAACTGCTCCAGCGTCACCTCTGCATCCGCTTCAATGAACATGACACCCTCCCCCGTGCAGTCCACCACCAGCTTCCTCCCGGCGCATTCTCTGAGACGCCCCGCGAAGGGGTAGTAGAACACCAGAGCCTTGGCAATGGCCTCCCTGATCACCTTCACGGGGTCTCTCCTGCCATCATCGCTGCGGTAAAACTGGATGACAGGGATTTGAAAGCGAAGACCCTCTTGATCGTCGATGTCAGAGAGGACCTTGCATTCCCGAGGAGTGGACTTCGCCGGACGGACCAGCTCAGGCTTTTGTCTGGTCACCCTGAATGTCAGAGACTTTGATCCCATTTTGTTGCCCACAAACAAACTGCTACGCGCAGTGATTTGACCACCACCAACGAATATATTTGCTCAGGCTCAGGCTTAGGAAATGAAAGCACTGGTAATGAGGATGCTTTAATTGTGTGTATACAGATATAGATAGTCTGACAcaggagaagaaagaaggaaggttTGGTAGTTCTGAGGATGCCTTCCTTCCTTTCCAGCATGGGATTTATATAGTACCACTGAGTGTAACAGTAGTCATACAGGAATTGAAGGGAAAAACACCACATGTCTAGTGCACTTACCACTTAATTGGATCTTATTTGCAAGTACATTTTCCTCATCTTTTCCCACTTCTTTTGTCAATTGACTGACCTGTTATTTGGTCTAGTCTTCTTCTCAGTTCTCACTTTGAGGCCTTCACACTATAAAACAACAAAAAGATGGTTGTTAAAACTTGGATCAACACtctcaaatgaatttttctattCCTAGAATTTCTGGGCTACTTCTCTCAACACATTATTGTACCAGTAGCatactttaattttcccttgaGTTTCTCGGTACTTCTATGTGATGTGGACTCCCACCTGCAAATAGAAAACAAATTCCCGTTTCAGCTTTTGGTCAATAGTACAAAAAGTGATGATGCTTCAATTCAATTTCATTACTGACCTTCCAAGATAATGTTAGGTAGTTTTCTTTTATCATTCATTACGCCATATATATTactacaaataaaaaaaaagttttttttgaaAGAACTAGAATCAGACCATGTTAGTGCAATGTAATCCTAGACCTTCATGGGTGCAAATATTGGACAGAACATCTATCATGGGACATCAATTTTCTGATGTATTTGTTGGGCTCCTCAGTGTTTCAGATTGGGTTGGACAAGCTAGTGCAGCCAATTTTGTCTGAAATGAATATGTCTTGCTTGGTTTGGTGCAAAACCAAAGGTGACTTC encodes:
- the LOC113759626 gene encoding benzyl alcohol O-benzoyltransferase-like; translation: MGSKSLTFRVTRQKPELVRPAKSTPRECKVLSDIDDQEGLRFQIPVIQFYRSDDGRRDPVKVIREAIAKALVFYYPFAGRLRECAGRKLVVDCTGEGVMFIEADAEVTLEQFGEELQPPFPCLEELLYDVPDSAGVLHCPLLLIQVHNQNQLYCWSFSTED